The following are from one region of the Pocillopora verrucosa isolate sample1 chromosome 3, ASM3666991v2, whole genome shotgun sequence genome:
- the LOC131797946 gene encoding uncharacterized protein translates to MPSNEGKFEVLNSLKQELKKEETGPSVNTELANVVNAMLKEGLPEEKLQEKLNKYHRPENCEFLTKVRVNQPVWDHLTPTVRSQDVRLQKVQTSIFKGMCALTNMIDKLLEHLSSLPAGNDLLQKSTDALTLFANANSELNQRRREFIKPDLHEEYKHLCSSSVPITDQLFGNDLPKQVKELTEVNRVGKKVSTHSGRSTNKPDYHRHNSYAHSRGRSGNQHYRKPFLGSWKNDHKHPPNFKRKKEGKSK, encoded by the coding sequence ATGCCTTCtaatgaaggaaaatttgagGTACTTAACAGCTTGAAACAAGAGCTGAAGAAAGAGGAGACGGGCCCAAGTGTAAACACAGAGCTGGCGAATGTAGTGAATGCCATGCTCAAAGAAGGGCTGCCTGAAGAGAAACTTCAGGAAAAGTTGAACAAGTATCACAGACCAGAGAACTGTGAATTCTTGACAAAAGTACGAGTCAATCAACCAGTATGGGACCACCTTACTCCAACAGTCCGGTCCCAAGATGTTAGACTGCAAAAGGTGCAGACATCCATCTTCAAAGGAATGTGCGCGTTGACAAATATGATCGACAAACTCCTTGAGCACTTGTCGTCACTCCCAGCGGGAAACGACCTTCTTCAAAAGTCAACAGATGCACTTACATTGTTCGCTAATGCAAACAGTGAACTCAATCAAAGACGAAGGGAATTTATTAAACCGGATTTACACGAGGAATACAAACATCTTTGCTCCTCGTCGGTTCCGATCACTGACCAATTGTTTGGCAATGATCTCCCGAAACAAGTGAAAGAATTGACCGAGGTCAATCGAGTGGGAAAGAAAGTCTCCACACACAGTGGTCGATCAACGAACAAGCCTGATTATCACAGGCACAACTCTTACGCACATAGCCGCGGACGCTCAGGAAACCAACATTACAGGAAGCCTTTTTTAGGCTCGTGGAAAAACGACCACAAACATCCTCCGAACTTCAAGAGGAAGAAGGAGGGGAAGTCAAAATGA